One window of Triticum dicoccoides isolate Atlit2015 ecotype Zavitan chromosome 5A, WEW_v2.0, whole genome shotgun sequence genomic DNA carries:
- the LOC119298272 gene encoding uncharacterized protein LOC119298272 isoform X2, producing MKSGTLVAILLLQTVVVMGILAHSQAADADDNFPKCCDKCDSWSGYQFCDDVGPRCRHGCANCQVVQMRPVKTFRCGDGRPVFDGQGTPTPCPPPCKKH from the exons ATGAAGAGTGGCACGCTGGTGGCGATCCTACTTCTCCAGACCGTCGTGGTCATGGGGATCCTCGCACACTCACAGGCCGCGGACGCGGACG ATAACTTCCCCAAGTGCTGCGACAAGTGCGACTCCTGGTCGGGGTACCAGTTCTGTGACGACGTCGGCCCCAGGTGCCGCCACGGCTGCGCCAACTGCCAGGTGGTGCAGATGAGGCCCGTGAAGACGTTCCGGTGTGGAGATGGACGCCCGGTCTTCGACGGGCAGGGCACGCCCACGCCCTGCCCGCCGCCGTGCAAAAAGCACTGA
- the LOC119298272 gene encoding uncharacterized protein LOC119298272 isoform X1 → MKSSTLVAILILHTMTVMGILSQAAANDNFPKCCDKCDSWSGYQFCDDVGPRCRHGCANCQVVQMRPVKTFRCGDGRPVFDGQGTPTPCPPPCKKH, encoded by the exons ATGAAGAGCAGCACGCTGGTGGCGATCCTAATCCTCCACACCATGACGGTCATGGGAATCCTCTCACAGGCCGCCGCTAACG ATAACTTCCCCAAGTGCTGCGACAAGTGCGACTCCTGGTCGGGGTACCAGTTCTGTGACGACGTCGGCCCCAGGTGCCGCCACGGCTGCGCCAACTGCCAGGTGGTGCAGATGAGGCCCGTGAAGACGTTCCGGTGTGGAGATGGACGCCCGGTCTTCGACGGGCAGGGCACGCCCACGCCCTGCCCGCCGCCGTGCAAAAAGCACTGA